In Melanotaenia boesemani isolate fMelBoe1 chromosome 18, fMelBoe1.pri, whole genome shotgun sequence, the following proteins share a genomic window:
- the thtpa gene encoding thiamine-triphosphatase isoform X3: MIVEVERKFTCSGDTLKTLEEIGVCVGQRQFLDQYFDTPEFELTLRDLWLRKRKECWELKCPAEMVTGTEEPSGEQSLCTRYKEITNLPEIYMKVKEVIKEGCKDGESGPSLDDDSWLRKLNLVCFAEYTTVRQSFTLGEEGLQIDLDQADFGYNVGEIEVLIPEGGDVQSAQEKIRNAAQKLGLTGDEQVEGKMHVYLKRYHPEHYAKLLSAHIL, from the exons ATGATTGTGGAAGTGGAAAGAAAGTTTACATGCAGTGGTGACACCTTGAAAACACTGGAGGAGATTGGGG TTTGTGTGGGGCAGCGGCAGTTTCTTGACCAGTATTTTGACACTCCTGAGTTTGAGCTGACTTTGAGAGACTTGTGGCTGCGTAAACGAAAAGAATGCTGGGAGCTCAAGTGCCCAGCAGAGATGGTCACGGGGACAGAAGAGCCGAGTGGAGAACAGTCTCTATGCACACGCTACAAGGAGATAACAAATCTGCCTGAAATTTACATGAAAGTCAAAGAGGTCATAAAAGAGGGCTGCAAGGACGGAGAGTCAGGCCCCTCACTGGATGATGATTCCTGGCTGCGGAAACTGAATCTGGTTTGCTTTGCAGAGTATACAACGGTGCGGCAGTCTTTCACTTTAGGGGAAGAGGGATTGCAGATCGATCTGGACCAAGCTGACTTTGGCTATAACGTGGGGGAAATAGAGGTCCTCATACCCGAGGGAGGAGATGTTCAGTCTGCACAGGAGAAGATCAGAAATGCTGCTCAAAAGCTGG gTCTCACTGGAGATGAACAAGTTGAAGGAAAAATGCACGTTTACCTTAAAAGATATCACCCAGAGCACTATGCAAAACTACTGAGTGCACATATTTTGTAA
- the thtpa gene encoding thiamine-triphosphatase isoform X4 → MPKTIGLKDLTGEVCVGQRQFLDQYFDTPEFELTLRDLWLRKRKECWELKCPAEMVTGTEEPSGEQSLCTRYKEITNLPEIYMKVKEVIKEGCKDGESGPSLDDDSWLRKLNLVCFAEYTTVRQSFTLGEEGLQIDLDQADFGYNVGEIEVLIPEGGDVQSAQEKIRNAAQKLGLTGDEQVEGKMHVYLKRYHPEHYAKLLSAHIL, encoded by the exons ATGCCGAAAACAATTGGATTGAAGGATCTAACCGGTGAAG TTTGTGTGGGGCAGCGGCAGTTTCTTGACCAGTATTTTGACACTCCTGAGTTTGAGCTGACTTTGAGAGACTTGTGGCTGCGTAAACGAAAAGAATGCTGGGAGCTCAAGTGCCCAGCAGAGATGGTCACGGGGACAGAAGAGCCGAGTGGAGAACAGTCTCTATGCACACGCTACAAGGAGATAACAAATCTGCCTGAAATTTACATGAAAGTCAAAGAGGTCATAAAAGAGGGCTGCAAGGACGGAGAGTCAGGCCCCTCACTGGATGATGATTCCTGGCTGCGGAAACTGAATCTGGTTTGCTTTGCAGAGTATACAACGGTGCGGCAGTCTTTCACTTTAGGGGAAGAGGGATTGCAGATCGATCTGGACCAAGCTGACTTTGGCTATAACGTGGGGGAAATAGAGGTCCTCATACCCGAGGGAGGAGATGTTCAGTCTGCACAGGAGAAGATCAGAAATGCTGCTCAAAAGCTGG gTCTCACTGGAGATGAACAAGTTGAAGGAAAAATGCACGTTTACCTTAAAAGATATCACCCAGAGCACTATGCAAAACTACTGAGTGCACATATTTTGTAA
- the thtpa gene encoding thiamine-triphosphatase isoform X1 encodes MPKTIGLKDLTGEGVGAIPAPVRQEMIVEVERKFTCSGDTLKTLEEIGVCVGQRQFLDQYFDTPEFELTLRDLWLRKRKECWELKCPAEMVTGTEEPSGEQSLCTRYKEITNLPEIYMKVKEVIKEGCKDGESGPSLDDDSWLRKLNLVCFAEYTTVRQSFTLGEEGLQIDLDQADFGYNVGEIEVLIPEGGDVQSAQEKIRNAAQKLGLTGDEQVEGKMHVYLKRYHPEHYAKLLSAHIL; translated from the exons ATGCCGAAAACAATTGGATTGAAGGATCTAACCGGTGAAG GGGTGGGGGCTATCCCAGCTCCCGTAAGGCAAGAG ATGATTGTGGAAGTGGAAAGAAAGTTTACATGCAGTGGTGACACCTTGAAAACACTGGAGGAGATTGGGG TTTGTGTGGGGCAGCGGCAGTTTCTTGACCAGTATTTTGACACTCCTGAGTTTGAGCTGACTTTGAGAGACTTGTGGCTGCGTAAACGAAAAGAATGCTGGGAGCTCAAGTGCCCAGCAGAGATGGTCACGGGGACAGAAGAGCCGAGTGGAGAACAGTCTCTATGCACACGCTACAAGGAGATAACAAATCTGCCTGAAATTTACATGAAAGTCAAAGAGGTCATAAAAGAGGGCTGCAAGGACGGAGAGTCAGGCCCCTCACTGGATGATGATTCCTGGCTGCGGAAACTGAATCTGGTTTGCTTTGCAGAGTATACAACGGTGCGGCAGTCTTTCACTTTAGGGGAAGAGGGATTGCAGATCGATCTGGACCAAGCTGACTTTGGCTATAACGTGGGGGAAATAGAGGTCCTCATACCCGAGGGAGGAGATGTTCAGTCTGCACAGGAGAAGATCAGAAATGCTGCTCAAAAGCTGG gTCTCACTGGAGATGAACAAGTTGAAGGAAAAATGCACGTTTACCTTAAAAGATATCACCCAGAGCACTATGCAAAACTACTGAGTGCACATATTTTGTAA
- the thtpa gene encoding thiamine-triphosphatase isoform X2, with translation MRQMIVEVERKFTCSGDTLKTLEEIGVCVGQRQFLDQYFDTPEFELTLRDLWLRKRKECWELKCPAEMVTGTEEPSGEQSLCTRYKEITNLPEIYMKVKEVIKEGCKDGESGPSLDDDSWLRKLNLVCFAEYTTVRQSFTLGEEGLQIDLDQADFGYNVGEIEVLIPEGGDVQSAQEKIRNAAQKLGLTGDEQVEGKMHVYLKRYHPEHYAKLLSAHIL, from the exons ATGAGACAG ATGATTGTGGAAGTGGAAAGAAAGTTTACATGCAGTGGTGACACCTTGAAAACACTGGAGGAGATTGGGG TTTGTGTGGGGCAGCGGCAGTTTCTTGACCAGTATTTTGACACTCCTGAGTTTGAGCTGACTTTGAGAGACTTGTGGCTGCGTAAACGAAAAGAATGCTGGGAGCTCAAGTGCCCAGCAGAGATGGTCACGGGGACAGAAGAGCCGAGTGGAGAACAGTCTCTATGCACACGCTACAAGGAGATAACAAATCTGCCTGAAATTTACATGAAAGTCAAAGAGGTCATAAAAGAGGGCTGCAAGGACGGAGAGTCAGGCCCCTCACTGGATGATGATTCCTGGCTGCGGAAACTGAATCTGGTTTGCTTTGCAGAGTATACAACGGTGCGGCAGTCTTTCACTTTAGGGGAAGAGGGATTGCAGATCGATCTGGACCAAGCTGACTTTGGCTATAACGTGGGGGAAATAGAGGTCCTCATACCCGAGGGAGGAGATGTTCAGTCTGCACAGGAGAAGATCAGAAATGCTGCTCAAAAGCTGG gTCTCACTGGAGATGAACAAGTTGAAGGAAAAATGCACGTTTACCTTAAAAGATATCACCCAGAGCACTATGCAAAACTACTGAGTGCACATATTTTGTAA